A genomic segment from Nicotiana sylvestris chromosome 1, ASM39365v2, whole genome shotgun sequence encodes:
- the LOC138890465 gene encoding uncharacterized protein — protein MLAELHLAEGSFPFKHLGVPLSTRKITIAQCMPLVERIVDRIRSWTSNFLSYTGRLQLIKSVLFEIQTYWAQVFFIPKKVIKLVNSICRNYLWTGGHDTSHRDPITWETLCKPETAGGLNIIDYEIWNKAALTKLLWAIMSKKDKFWIKWIHCHYIKKKNITTMEIPRQVSWIVRKLFAAREWWTNDFTRIQTCTQNGKFSIRKAYLHTTPQYPKVHWKILVMVTGMLPKHKYILWMAMHRRLAIVDRLAKWGVQVDQSCTLCGRDIEETHDHLNPRKALLGVVFAAVVYNIWMERNDRRFQQLSREAKDRAKEIALQVHIAGQKKPKWSSILQSFNSYPTCNPRHI, from the exons atgctagCAGAGCTTCACCTAGCAGAAGGCAGCTTTCCATTCAAACATTTGGGAGTACCTCTGTCCACAAGGAAAATTACTATAGCACAATGCATGCCATTAGTGGAGAGGATAGTGGACAGAATCAGAAGCTGGACATCCAATTTTTTATCCTATACTGGAAGACTACAACTCATCAAGAGTGTATTGTTTGAAATACAGACTTACTGGGCTCAAGTATTTTTCATTCCAAAAAAAGTTATTAAACTGGTAAATAGTATATGCAGGAATTACCTATGGACTGGTGGTCATGATACTAGTCATAGGGATCCTATAACATGGGAGACTTTGTGTAAACCAGAAACTGCTGGAGGTTTAAACATTATCGATTATGAGATATGGAATAAAGCTGCCTTGACTAAGCTTCTTTGGGCCATAATGTCTAAGAAAGACAAATTCTGGATCAAGTGGATTCACTGCCACTACATAAAGAAGAAAAACATTACTACAATGGAGATTCCTAGGCAAGTTAGCTGGATAGTAAGGAAACTGTTTGCAGCAAGAGAGTGGTGGactaatgatttcacaagaattcaAACCTGCACTCAGAATGGGAAGTTCAGTATTAGGAAGGCTTACCTTCATACTACTCCACAGTATCCCAAAGTCCACTGGAAAATACTAGTTATGGTAACTGGAATGCTACCAAAACATAAGTACATTTTATGGATGGCAATGCATAGAAGATTGGCTATAGTTGACAGATTAGCCAAATGGGGAGTTCAAGTAGATCAGTCATGCACATTGTGTGGAAGAGATATTGAAGAGACACATGACCACTT GAATCCAAGAAAGGCACTGCTAGGAGTGGTATTTGCAGCAGTAGTATACAACATCTGGATGGAGCGAAATGATAGAAGGTTTCAACAGCTGAGCAGAGAAGCCAAAGACAGAGCAAAGGAAATTGCTCTTCAAGTGCATATTGCTGGACAGAAGAAGCCTAAATGGTCATCTATTCTGCAGTCATTCAATAGTTATCCTACATGTAATCCAAGGCACATATGA